The following are encoded in a window of Dysidea avara chromosome 4, odDysAvar1.4, whole genome shotgun sequence genomic DNA:
- the LOC136252620 gene encoding protein NLRC5-like, with protein MKMNWTSLKQLNNVASNIKQLLGPVNHSSSTDDSTDEPVATERGRKKTKSKKGKKNTPVRTQSVVDWLSEFMKGQYYNMKLKKRKEENDPWPPVKTKGYITLALMYQKDLQTRTETTETIFLRTKGDISDIPKKLNSQKLTEITQIFSSQSGSIPNSILIEGHPGIGKTTLVKEICVEWAEGKLLTSDKLVLLFLLRDPNIQRITNVQQLIEHFTQSTSKVTQLHSYLEDNHGADVILIIDGFDELSNELRRESFLVKLVHKKVVPKARIVVTSRPTASVCLHDVVDRRIEILGFDQTSRMEYAKEALQDSPSKLEKLQKHFQQYPNIDAICYIPLIMSIIVFLCMCQPEDLPSTTSTMYHSFVLHTICHYLKRTGKIAEDEHINKMEHLPQPVQQVLKQLQKVAFDGLVEDKIVFTMDDLPDMCRDDPTCYGLLQSVECYCLDEIGTPTKSFNFLHLGIQEYFAAKYVATLPEDEVYILMKESFLVTEHGKPDPDSKSVRLSNMWIMYCGTTSGQCNSLRHYLSTFKQHNMIRNISLLQTGPSDDNQQGSTSADQEISNTLPISQDILEYPVMVLYLFQCFQEAQDDKLCDLLSKSFGSGEIDLSDYSLLPHQLVSLGFFLSRSLRKWNELNLDECYIGDHGISLLHRYICGDKTNKQEITTVDLTLLEHHHLSLVTSSLTLSHILCC; from the coding sequence TGGTTGACTGGCTGAGTGAGTTCATGAAGGGACAATATTACAACATGAAACTTAAGAAACGTAAAGAAGAAAATGACCCCTGGCCACCTGTTAAAACCAAAGGCTACATAACATTAGCACTAATGTATCAGAAAGATTTACAAACAAGAACAGAAACAACAGAAACAATTTTCTTACGTACAAAAGGAGATATTTCTGACATACCTAAAAAACTGAACTCTCAAAAGTTAACAGAGATCACACAAATATTCAGCTCTCAATCTGGCAGTATCCCTAACAGTATCCTCATTGAGGGTCATCCTGGAATAGGAAAGACAACTCTTGTTAAAGAGATTTGTGTTGAATGGGCTGAGGGTAAGCTTCTCACCTCTGACAAACTGGTACTCCTCTTTTTGTTAAGAGATCCTAATATACAGAGAATTACTAATGTACAACAACTGATAGAACACTTCACACAGTCAACCAGTAAGGTAACACAACTACACAGTTATTTAGAAGACAATCATGGAGCTGATGTCATCTTGATCATTGATGGCTTTGATGAACTGAGTAATGAATTACGTCGTGAATCATTTTTAGTCAAACTGGTTCATAAAAAAGTTGTACCCAAAGCTAGGATAGTGGTAACATCACGACCCACTGCTTCTGTTTGCCTTCATGATGTTGTAGATAGAAGAATTGAAATTCTTGGATTTGACCAGACCAGCAGAATGGAATATGCCAAGGAAGCCTTACAGGATTCTCCCTCAAAGCTGGAGAAGTTACAGAAACATTTTCAACAATATCCAAATATTGACGCCATTTGTTATATTCCTTTAATTATGTCCATCATTGTATTCCTTTGTATGTGTCAACCAGAGGACTTGCCATCAACTACTTCTACAATGTATCACAGTTTTGTCTTACACACAATTTGTCACTACCTGAAGAGGACAGGGAAGATTGCTGAAGATGAACACATCAACAAAATGGAACACTTACCACAGCCAGTCCAACAAGTACTAAAACAACTACAGAAAGTTGCATTTGATGGTCTTGTAGAGGACAAAATAGTATTCACAATGGATGACTTACCTGACATGTGCAGGGATGATCCCACTTGTTATGGACTATTACAATCTGTTGAATGTTATTGTTTAGATGAAATTGGTACACCAACCAAATCCTTCAACTTCCTACACTTGGGAATACAAGAATATTTTGCTGCCAAATATGTAGCAACCTTACCAGAGGATGAGGTGTACATATTAATGAAGGAGTCATTTCTTGTTACTGAGCATGGTAAACCTGATCCTGATAGTAAGAGTGTCCGCCTCTCCAACATGTGGATCATGTATTGTGGTACAACCAGTGGACAGTGTAATTCTTTAAGACACTACCTGTCAACCTTTAAACAGCATAATATGATCAGAAATATTTCACTTCTACAGACTGGACCATCTGATGATAATCAACAAGGATCAACTTCTGCTGATCAGGAAATATCTAACACTCTACCTATCTCACAAGACATCTTGGAGTACCCAGTAATGGTACTTTACTTGTTCCAGTGTTTCCAAGAGGCTCAGGATGACAAGTTATGTGACCTCTTGTCAAAATCATTTGGTAGTGGTGAGATTGATCTCAGTGACTACAGTCTCCTCCCACACCAGCTGGTGTCCCTGGGATTCTTCCTATCAAGATCACTCAGGAAATGGAATGAACTGAACTTGGACGAGTGTTACATTGGAGATCACGGAATTAGCCTACTACACCGCTACATTTGTggagataaaacaaacaaacaagaaatAACAACAGTTGATCTGACCTTACTGGAGCATCATCACCTCTCAttggtgacatcatcacttaccTTAAGCCACATACTCTGTTGTTAG